In bacterium 336/3, the following proteins share a genomic window:
- a CDS encoding uracil phosphoribosyltransferase, whose product MFVLTSQNSIANEWIASMRNVQTQQNRANFRKNMVRVGEVLAYEISKSLTYHHKTIQTPLATTEVQLPDDKIVLATILRAGLPFYQGFLNVFENAESAFLGAYRGEHQADDSFEIQLHYSVTPDLTGKTLIIIDPMLATGKSLLIALKKLLKNGEPKQIHVASIIASQAGSDHLSQGIMDFYFGDYEFWFGALDPELNHKSYIVPGLGDAGDLAFGVKL is encoded by the coding sequence ATGTTTGTGCTAACTTCCCAAAATTCTATTGCCAACGAATGGATAGCTTCTATGCGTAATGTGCAAACACAACAAAATAGAGCTAATTTTAGAAAAAATATGGTTAGAGTTGGAGAAGTGTTGGCTTATGAAATTTCAAAAAGCTTAACTTATCATCACAAAACCATTCAAACGCCTTTAGCAACAACAGAAGTACAGCTTCCTGATGATAAAATTGTTTTAGCAACAATTTTAAGAGCAGGTTTGCCATTTTATCAAGGTTTTTTAAATGTATTTGAAAATGCAGAAAGTGCCTTTTTAGGTGCTTATAGAGGTGAACACCAAGCCGATGATAGTTTTGAAATACAATTACACTACTCTGTAACGCCAGATTTGACAGGTAAAACACTCATTATTATAGACCCTATGCTTGCCACAGGCAAATCTCTATTGATTGCCCTTAAAAAATTACTTAAAAATGGTGAACCCAAGCAAATCCATGTGGCAAGTATCATAGCCAGCCAAGCTGGTAGTGACCATTTATCACAAGGCATTATGGATTTTTATTTTGGAGATTATGAATTTTGGTTCGGAGCCTTAGATCCCGAACTCAACCATAAATCGTATATTGTACCAGGGCTTGGCGATGCAGGCGATTTGGCTTTTGGTGTGAAATTGTAG